From the Micromonospora sediminicola genome, one window contains:
- a CDS encoding CGNR zinc finger domain-containing protein — METLEGVTRMRLVGGNLALDFINTRTGPPVGSPDDDVLTGYPELLAWSVYGGALSEPEAEALRRLSHDDPAGSQAAFARSLRIRDDLDGVFRAVAADRSPDASVLARLRDDEADALGHARLDQGRTFEWTWRDDRTLARPLRPVVHAAVQLLTTGALDRIKGCGGCRFLFHDESKNRSRRWCSMDDCGTSEKMRRYVAARRTRATS, encoded by the coding sequence ATGGAAACACTCGAGGGCGTGACGCGGATGCGCCTGGTAGGCGGCAATCTCGCGCTGGACTTCATCAACACCCGCACCGGTCCGCCCGTCGGATCTCCGGACGACGACGTGCTGACCGGCTACCCCGAGCTCCTTGCCTGGAGCGTGTACGGGGGTGCGCTCAGCGAGCCGGAGGCGGAGGCGTTGCGCCGGCTGTCACACGATGATCCGGCTGGCTCCCAGGCCGCCTTCGCCCGATCGCTGCGCATCCGCGACGATCTCGACGGGGTGTTCCGGGCAGTGGCCGCTGATCGCAGCCCGGACGCGTCCGTGCTGGCCCGGCTGCGAGACGACGAAGCGGACGCGCTCGGTCACGCACGACTCGATCAGGGGCGTACGTTCGAATGGACCTGGCGAGACGACCGGACACTCGCCCGGCCACTGCGACCGGTGGTGCACGCGGCGGTCCAACTCCTCACCACAGGCGCACTGGACCGGATCAAGGGATGCGGCGGCTGTCGCTTTCTCTTCCACGACGAGAGCAAGAACCGCAGTCGCCGCTGGTGCAGCATGGACGACTGCGGAACCTCCGAGAAGATGCGCCGCTACGTCGCGGCGCGACGCACTCGCGCGACGAGCTGA
- a CDS encoding urease subunit gamma: MFLSPHEQDRLLVHVAADVARRRRERGLRLNYPEAVAIITAFLLEGARDGRSVVDLMSAGRTVLGREDVQDGIPELLREVQVEATFPDGTKLVTVHHPIP, translated from the coding sequence GTGTTCCTCAGCCCGCACGAGCAGGATCGCCTGCTCGTCCACGTCGCGGCCGACGTCGCTCGCCGCCGCCGCGAGCGCGGCCTGCGACTCAACTATCCCGAAGCCGTCGCGATCATCACGGCCTTCCTGCTCGAAGGGGCCCGCGACGGGCGGTCGGTGGTCGACCTCATGTCCGCCGGCCGGACGGTGCTCGGCCGCGAGGACGTCCAGGACGGCATCCCCGAGCTGCTGAGGGAGGTGCAGGTGGAGGCGACGTTCCCGGACGGTACCAAGCTGGTGACGGTGCACCACCCGATCCCGTGA
- a CDS encoding urease subunit beta — MIPGEILPAAGPVEINVGRPVTTLVVVNTADRPVQVGSHYHFAEANPALMFDRAVAWGQRLAVPAGTSVRFEPGVSRTVELVPLGGARVVPGLRGECAGPLDEASPPAPGTAAPTTDGPAR; from the coding sequence GTGATCCCCGGGGAGATCCTGCCGGCGGCCGGCCCGGTCGAGATCAACGTGGGTCGGCCGGTGACCACTCTGGTCGTGGTCAACACCGCCGACCGTCCGGTGCAGGTCGGCTCGCACTACCACTTCGCCGAGGCCAACCCGGCCCTGATGTTCGACCGGGCCGTGGCCTGGGGCCAGCGTCTCGCCGTTCCGGCGGGTACCTCGGTCCGGTTCGAGCCGGGCGTGAGCCGCACCGTCGAGCTGGTCCCGCTCGGCGGCGCACGCGTCGTGCCCGGCCTGCGCGGCGAGTGCGCCGGGCCGCTGGACGAAGCGTCACCACCCGCGCCGGGAACAGCCGCACCGACGACCGACGGGCCGGCGCGGTGA
- a CDS encoding urease subunit alpha codes for MSAVRRDRYIDLYGPTTGDRIRLADTSLLIEVETDHCVGGDEAVFGGGKVIRESMGQSRATRAEGALDTVVTGAVVLDHWGVVKADVGLRDGRIVALGRAGNPDTMPGVDPELVIGPATEVIAGNGRILTAGAVDTHVHFICPEIVTEALASGITTLVGGGTGPAEGTRATTVTPNAWHLARMHEALDTLPVNVLLLGKGNTVSPEALWEQLRAGAGGFKLHEDWGTTPAAIDACLRVADASGVQVSIHTDTLNEAGFVADTLRAIAGRAIHSYHTEGAGGGHAPDIITVAGEPNVLPSSTNPTRPYTANTLAEHLDMLMVCHHLNPSVPEDLAFAESRIRPSTMAAEDLLHDLGAISIIGSDAQAMGRVGEVILRTWQSAHVMKERVGALPGDGAADNHRARRYVAKYTICAAMANGLDREIGSVEPGKLADLVLWDPAFFGVRPHMVLKGGMIAYAQMGDANASIPTPQPMLPRPMFGAYGAAASATSLAFVAPAALDAGLHLDVRRRVVPVADVRSRGKADLPENDAMPRIEVDPDTFTVRIDGQVVEPDPVTRLPMAQRYFLF; via the coding sequence GTGAGCGCCGTGCGGCGGGACCGCTACATCGACCTGTACGGGCCGACCACCGGTGACCGCATCCGGCTGGCCGACACGAGCCTGCTGATCGAGGTGGAGACCGACCACTGCGTGGGCGGCGACGAGGCGGTCTTCGGCGGCGGGAAGGTGATCCGCGAGTCGATGGGCCAGTCGCGGGCGACCCGCGCCGAGGGCGCCCTCGACACCGTCGTCACCGGCGCGGTGGTGCTCGACCACTGGGGCGTGGTCAAGGCCGACGTGGGTCTGCGCGACGGGCGGATCGTCGCCCTCGGCCGGGCCGGCAACCCGGACACCATGCCCGGCGTCGACCCCGAGCTGGTCATCGGCCCGGCCACCGAGGTCATCGCCGGCAACGGCCGGATCCTCACGGCCGGCGCCGTCGACACCCACGTGCACTTCATCTGCCCGGAGATCGTCACCGAGGCGCTCGCAAGCGGCATCACCACACTCGTCGGCGGCGGCACCGGCCCCGCCGAGGGCACCCGGGCCACCACGGTCACCCCGAACGCCTGGCACCTGGCCCGCATGCACGAGGCGCTGGACACGCTGCCGGTCAACGTGCTGCTGCTGGGCAAGGGCAACACCGTCTCGCCGGAGGCGCTGTGGGAGCAGCTGCGCGCCGGCGCGGGCGGCTTCAAGCTGCACGAGGACTGGGGCACCACACCGGCGGCGATCGACGCCTGCCTGCGGGTGGCGGACGCCTCCGGGGTGCAGGTGTCCATCCACACCGACACCCTCAACGAGGCCGGTTTCGTGGCCGACACGCTGCGGGCGATCGCCGGCCGGGCCATCCACTCGTACCACACCGAGGGCGCGGGAGGCGGGCACGCGCCGGACATCATCACGGTGGCCGGTGAGCCCAACGTGCTGCCGTCGTCGACCAACCCGACCCGGCCGTACACCGCCAACACCCTCGCCGAACACCTGGACATGCTGATGGTCTGTCACCATCTCAACCCGTCCGTGCCGGAGGACCTGGCCTTCGCCGAGAGCCGCATCCGACCGTCCACCATGGCCGCCGAGGACCTGCTGCACGACCTCGGCGCGATCTCCATCATCGGCTCCGACGCCCAGGCGATGGGCCGGGTGGGCGAGGTGATCCTGCGAACCTGGCAGAGCGCGCACGTCATGAAGGAGCGGGTCGGCGCGCTGCCCGGCGACGGCGCGGCCGACAACCACCGGGCCCGCCGGTACGTGGCGAAGTACACCATCTGCGCGGCGATGGCGAACGGGCTGGACCGGGAGATCGGCTCCGTCGAGCCGGGCAAGCTGGCCGACCTGGTGCTGTGGGATCCGGCGTTCTTCGGCGTACGACCGCACATGGTGCTCAAGGGCGGCATGATCGCGTACGCCCAGATGGGTGACGCCAACGCGTCCATCCCGACACCGCAGCCGATGCTGCCTCGCCCGATGTTCGGGGCGTACGGCGCCGCGGCTTCGGCCACGAGCCTGGCGTTCGTCGCGCCCGCCGCTCTCGACGCCGGGCTGCACCTCGACGTGCGGCGACGGGTGGTACCCGTCGCGGACGTGCGCTCGCGGGGCAAGGCCGACCTGCCGGAGAACGACGCGATGCCCCGGATCGAGGTGGACCCGGACACCTTCACCGTGCGGATCGACGGTCAGGTGGTGGAGCCGGACCCGGTGACACGCCTGCCGATGGCCCAGCGGTACTTCCTGTTCTGA